Part of the Thermomicrobiales bacterium genome, TCCGTTGCCGAGAAGACAGATGTCGATCAGACGATCTTCCCTCCTGCCGGGCATCCTCGCGATTACAAGCGTCGCGGGACGTGCGGTGTGCTATTCGTCGTCGGCGCTGACGACACCGGTGCGCTCGAACTCGACGCGGCGCTCCTGCGTTTGCCGGATCGCTTCGGGCGGCAGCGCCTGCGCGCCGCCGATGACGTTGGCCATCAGCGAGAACTGCGCCGCTTCCTCCAGGACAAAGACAAGGTGCGTCGCCTTCTCCAGTGTGTCGTCGAACGCGAGCAGGCCATGGTTGGCCAGCAGCACAGCTTTGTTCGTGTCGTTCACCACGTCGATGATATTACTCACCGAACGATCCGAGCCGCGCGCTCCGTAGGCCGCAACTGGCACTGCCTCGTTGATGTCGAAGCGCACCATCGCCTCATAGGTCGGCTCGATCGGCTTGTTGGCGATGGCGAACGAGGTGACGTACGGCGAGTGCGTGTGCACGATCCCGTTGATGTCAGGCCGGCGACGATAGACCGCCGCGTGCATCTGGATGATCTCGTTCGAGGCCGGGCCGATCTGACCGTCGAGGATGTCGCCATCGGTCGACAGCAACGCCAGGTCTGTTGTCTGCAAGTCGGCGAGGGCACCGACGCCGGTCAACAGAAAGCGCTTGGCGTCTGGCAGCCTGATGCTGATGTTCCCGTGCTGGGAATGCGAGAGGACGGCATGTCCCTCCACGAGCCTGCGAGCGCTTTCGACGACTCGCTCGGCGAATGGCTGGATCTCAGGTGACCACGTCATGGCAGGAGCTCCCTTCACGAATGCGTGGCGCACAGGATTCGATTGTGCGACCACAGCGTGCTGGGTGCAAGCAGCAATGTCGTGTTTGCTACTTCTTCGGCATCGCCTTGAGCGCGTCGTAGGCCGGGCGCGGTGACCAGTCGCTGTTCAGCACCGCCCACGGGTACTTCTCGTCCGCCGGGTCGGTAATGACGCTGTAGTTCAGGTTCCAGACGAACATCGGGCCGATCCACGGCCACTCGGTCCGGCCGATCTCGTAGGCGCGCAGGAGGTACTCGGCCTGCATCGCATCAGTAATCGCCGCGCCGTATTCGTAGCCGGGAGCCTGGTTGGCCGTTGACCAGCCGAACTCAGTCAGCCAGATTTTCTTGCCGCTATCGCCCCAGCGCACCATGATGTCGCGCAGATCCTCAACGCGTCGGAAATAGAACGAATTGTCGGTGTCCCACCCACCAGTACCCGGATTGTTCGGCCACGACTGGTCGGGGGAGTTGTCGTTGCTACCGGGGTGCGCTCCGAGCGCGTCGAAGTAGTTGGAGAGTTCACCGCCGGTGTACTCGTAGGCGCGCTCCAGATAGAGGTCGTCGGCAATCGCGATGTCCGGCTGGTCGAGCCCGTTCGGCGTCAGCGCGCCAAACAGCACCCACGCCGCCGGATCACCGGCCCGCACGCCATCGTGCCCTGCCTTCAGCAGCTCAACGTACGGACCGACCTCGACCCATCCACCAGTGTTGGACGCCAGGTTCTGCTCGTTCCAGATCTCCCAGGCTTGCACCTTGCCCTGGTAACGGTGTGACAGGAACTCCATCAAATCGCGGAAGTGCGCGGTATCGGTCGGGATGTCGCCATCAACGCCGGCCCAGGCCGGAGACGGACCGACGACGCTAACCAGCAGCTTGATACCGGCAGCGCTGGTTTGCGCCGTGATGCGATCCAGGCCGATCGGGTCGTAGAGGCCAGGTCCGGCGTGCTCCAGATTGTCCCAACGCGCCTGGAAGTGAACCCACTCGAACCCGGCGGCCTTGACCATGTCGATCGTTTTCTTGTTGAACGCCGTCGCTGCGGCGCTGCCATCACCCGCCAGAAACGCGTTGAAGCCCGGCGCAGCCTGCGCCGCGACAGCGCGCCCGTTGGTCGGATCGACCGGAGCAACATTGGGATCCTGCCGCGCTACGGCTCCGGCTGGAGCAGGGTGGGCGACGAGGTATTCGGAACCGAGCAAGCCAAGCAGCGTCTCGTACTGTGTGCCGGCGTATTCCGGGTGGTATTCGAAGCGAGTGCGCTCGAAGTACTGGACGGTGTGGATCTCGCCATCTCCAGCCGGTGGCGGCTGGTTGCGCTCGCTGAACTCTTCCGAGATCGGGTAGCCGAAGTTGGGCAGTCCGCCATTGCTCTCCCAATAGGCGCGGAATCCGAAGCAGAGCCGGTGTCCGGTTTCGGAGTAGAACGTGCAGTTGGCGTCGGAGTCCGTCTGGATCGGCTGGAAGGCTGCTTCACTCTCGCGCCCTTCAGCGCGGATTGCGCCGAGGCGCTGGAGCAGGACCTCGTACTGTGTGCCGGCGTATTCGGGGTGGTATTCGAAGATGGCGCGCTCGAAGTACTGCTTGTACAGCCCATTGTCCATAAAGACGCCGGTGATGGGATAGCCGAAGATGTAGAGGCCGCCGTGCGTTTCCCAGTACTCGCGGAATGAGCCCTGCAACCAGAATCCGGTCGGATCGAAGTAGACCGGCTGGCGAAGATCCGCCGCCTCGACTGAGCGTTGCGGCGGCACAGCGATGGTGAGTGCTCCAGCAAGCATCAACACGGCAAGCAGTGACGAGAACAACCTCACGGACAATCCCTTCGACCTGCGGCAGCGGAGCGCCAGTTTCACTTCCAGGCGGCACGGGCTTGTGATCGTATCACAGCCCGACCGGACGGCCGGCGCGGTCGAATGACCGACCACCCCGCGATGGCGACGATAGCGATCAACGACACCAATGACACGAATGTACCAAGCGTACGGTGTGTCGAGTGATAGGTGAAGACCACCTCGTGCGTGCCCTCTGGCAACCAGACTGCGCGCAGCGCGTGATCGGCACGCGTGATCTCGGCAGCTTCGCCATCGACCGTCGCTGACCAGCCCGGGTAGTACGGATCGGCCAGCACGAGGTACCCTGCGGTCGGGTGCGATGCACGGACGACGACGCGCGTGTTGCCATATTCGACGATGTTGGCTGTGCCACCGCTGACCGGGGCGCTGCCGCTCACGCCCTCGACCGGCGAGTCGCTGACCACGACCGTATCGCGCAGCGAACCGGCGTTCGTCGTCATCCACGCCAGCACAGCATCCTCCGGCTGCACGACCCAGTGCTCGGCAATCCAGGCGCGCGGCATCGCGTCGGTGTTCTCGTAGATTTGCATCCAGCCATCCATCGCCAGTTGGAAGCCTGACAGGTCGAAGCCCGGATAGAGATCGGCTAGCGGGCGCGTCACCGGCACGTAGCGGATATTCAGCAGGTCGTAGATCGGCGAACCAGGATTCCCAACGGCCAGATTGAAGAGCTCCTGATACGTCAGCGGCCAGAGCACGCTGTAGCCATTGATGCTCTGCAGATCCCAGACGAGCGGTCCGTTGATCCAGATCGAGCCGGCCTGATCAGGGTAGATGCGGAACTGATCCGGTGCGGCTTCGGCCTGCCGGTCGAGCAGCCAGCGGACGAACGGATCCTCCGGTGCGGCGGCCCAGTCGGGGCCTATGTACGCGTCCGGCCTGCTCTCGTGATCGGCGTAAACACGGTTGGCGTTTGCCAGCCCGACATCCACCGAGACGATCAGCACCAGCGCGACGACCAATGCCGACGCGGGGAAGCGCCAGACTACCCGGGCATAGACAAGGACAATCGCCAGCAGCGCCAGCAATATCGCGCGGACCAGATCAATCTCGATGTTGCGCACGCGGTCGAGCCAGACCGCCTCATCAGCGCTATGACGACGAAGCGCGGCAACGACAAGGCCCACGATCAGCAGGCCGGTACCGATCAGCAGGAAGCGCCCCAGCGATCGCGCTGCCAGTACGCCATCTGCGCGATGGCGCTCCTCCAGCGCACGGACGCCGAAGGCGGCCAAGAGGCCGATGCTGAGCGTGACGAGCGCGATGAAATTGCCGGGCCGCCGGACATGATCGAAACCGGGCACGATCTCGTAAACGAGGCGATAGAGCAGACCGTGGCTGCCGAACGCAAGCACCAGGCAGACCGCCCCGGTCGCGAGGATGCCGCCGACCATACGGCGATGCTGGCGGTCCGCACAGGCGACACCCAGGACGGCCAGGAAGAGCGGTATGATGCCGAGGTACATGTTCGTTTCAGCTGGATCGCCGGTCGCCCAGTAGAGCGCTGGATCGTTCGGCGAGAAGTAGTCCGGGGCGATGGTGGTCAGCAGCCAGAGCGGGCGGAACGACGAGCCACTGGCCTCGGCCCAGCTCAACCCGGCACGCGATGTCTCTCCGCTCAGCTCCCACGATGGCAGCAGCTGAATCGCCGCCAACCCGGTCCCCAGCAGTCCGATGGCTGCCGCCGCGCCGAGCGCCCAGCCAGCTCGACGCGGATCGCTGCGCCATGTCACCAGCGCAACCACTACGCCCAGCAAGCCCAGCAGGTACCCGGATTGCAGGATGGTGAGCGCGTGGCCGGCGAGAACGAGCATGCCGAAGGACGCAGCGCCGAGCGCGACCCAGAGCAAATGCCGACGACGC contains:
- a CDS encoding cellulase family glycosylhydrolase; its protein translation is MRLFSSLLAVLMLAGALTIAVPPQRSVEAADLRQPVYFDPTGFWLQGSFREYWETHGGLYIFGYPITGVFMDNGLYKQYFERAIFEYHPEYAGTQYEVLLQRLGAIRAEGRESEAAFQPIQTDSDANCTFYSETGHRLCFGFRAYWESNGGLPNFGYPISEEFSERNQPPPAGDGEIHTVQYFERTRFEYHPEYAGTQYETLLGLLGSEYLVAHPAPAGAVARQDPNVAPVDPTNGRAVAAQAAPGFNAFLAGDGSAAATAFNKKTIDMVKAAGFEWVHFQARWDNLEHAGPGLYDPIGLDRITAQTSAAGIKLLVSVVGPSPAWAGVDGDIPTDTAHFRDLMEFLSHRYQGKVQAWEIWNEQNLASNTGGWVEVGPYVELLKAGHDGVRAGDPAAWVLFGALTPNGLDQPDIAIADDLYLERAYEYTGGELSNYFDALGAHPGSNDNSPDQSWPNNPGTGGWDTDNSFYFRRVEDLRDIMVRWGDSGKKIWLTEFGWSTANQAPGYEYGAAITDAMQAEYLLRAYEIGRTEWPWIGPMFVWNLNYSVITDPADEKYPWAVLNSDWSPRPAYDALKAMPKK
- a CDS encoding class II aldolase/adducin family protein — translated: MTWSPEIQPFAERVVESARRLVEGHAVLSHSQHGNISIRLPDAKRFLLTGVGALADLQTTDLALLSTDGDILDGQIGPASNEIIQMHAAVYRRRPDINGIVHTHSPYVTSFAIANKPIEPTYEAMVRFDINEAVPVAAYGARGSDRSVSNIIDVVNDTNKAVLLANHGLLAFDDTLEKATHLVFVLEEAAQFSLMANVIGGAQALPPEAIRQTQERRVEFERTGVVSADDE
- a CDS encoding YfhO family protein gives rise to the protein TGSRAGGLVAGLTFAFGGFVAWHVPHLSPLSSLSWLPWMLFAYYQAVRRRHLLWVALGAASFGMLVLAGHALTILQSGYLLGLLGVVVALVTWRSDPRRAGWALGAAAAIGLLGTGLAAIQLLPSWELSGETSRAGLSWAEASGSSFRPLWLLTTIAPDYFSPNDPALYWATGDPAETNMYLGIIPLFLAVLGVACADRQHRRMVGGILATGAVCLVLAFGSHGLLYRLVYEIVPGFDHVRRPGNFIALVTLSIGLLAAFGVRALEERHRADGVLAARSLGRFLLIGTGLLIVGLVVAALRRHSADEAVWLDRVRNIEIDLVRAILLALLAIVLVYARVVWRFPASALVVALVLIVSVDVGLANANRVYADHESRPDAYIGPDWAAAPEDPFVRWLLDRQAEAAPDQFRIYPDQAGSIWINGPLVWDLQSINGYSVLWPLTYQELFNLAVGNPGSPIYDLLNIRYVPVTRPLADLYPGFDLSGFQLAMDGWMQIYENTDAMPRAWIAEHWVVQPEDAVLAWMTTNAGSLRDTVVVSDSPVEGVSGSAPVSGGTANIVEYGNTRVVVRASHPTAGYLVLADPYYPGWSATVDGEAAEITRADHALRAVWLPEGTHEVVFTYHSTHRTLGTFVSLVSLIAIVAIAGWSVIRPRRPSGRAVIRSQARAAWK